A region of uncultured Draconibacterium sp. DNA encodes the following proteins:
- a CDS encoding ATP-binding protein, whose product MRRIKIEIPVILLTIVIISLLGLSGNFVYKSLSEIVNSMLSESKPDNTLILVKDVAMDLNETENMVRLYSLSNDNDYLENYRNVNESLETKFEELRSIYNVDSTRQMLVDSVLILAQQKTVIWEKMLNLHFSRGNEHEAFNQYAETLDTVLTVQDTIRFEEPEKRGLFKRIFGKKQEPPEPIIVDRTVEKQRLQQEIETLEKELKQRNQRMSSAEAVYMRKNFEISENLADVITALERQEEESFLRQSQEAELLANETYERLLYFALSVFLLLILVLILFFRDLRKSRSYQKVLKKAKTHAENLARTKELFVATVSHEMRTPVNAIYGLSEQLLQKQYDDKTQEDLRVIFDSTKHLAELVNDTFDFSRLEKQNIQLIPVHFSLKDLLHKIELYNKPSAQAKNISFKIENNVEKDLVLFGDEGRLKQILNNLITNALKFTDEGEVKLSIAAEEQKKQIQLNFEISDTGIGIPKESQDKIFDDFVQLDTDINKKAGGTGLGLYIVKKLMDLLGGKISVESEVDEGTRFFVSVPLQKGDSEKLQQTFISFDTPEVLKDKAVLIVDDEAFNRHLLKSIFTKWKVDFDEAENGREAVELAAQNNYALILMDIRMPVMNGIEAARTIKQSGHKARIISLSANSDSANPNERSAFDSSLKKPFDEAALYNIICNTADVKPSQEKTKQEATLIYRPDLSELKRMGNGDPEFLKEMIDLFLKTSTASMQSIEENLASQNYDTIAELAHKLASPVKYMNVTGVYSTIKELEQLAKKGTESTIIEEKTAQLHHEIEALNKELETLLKEKFE is encoded by the coding sequence ATGAGACGAATAAAAATAGAAATACCGGTTATTCTGCTTACCATCGTAATCATCTCATTGCTGGGATTGTCGGGGAATTTTGTATACAAAAGTTTATCCGAGATCGTTAATTCCATGCTTTCCGAATCGAAACCCGACAATACACTTATCCTGGTGAAAGATGTGGCGATGGATTTGAACGAGACTGAAAACATGGTGAGACTTTATTCGCTCAGTAACGACAACGATTACCTCGAAAATTACAGAAACGTAAACGAGTCGCTCGAAACAAAATTTGAAGAGTTACGATCCATTTATAACGTCGACAGCACCCGGCAAATGCTGGTTGATTCAGTATTGATTCTGGCGCAGCAAAAAACGGTTATTTGGGAGAAGATGCTCAATCTCCATTTCTCGCGCGGAAACGAACACGAAGCTTTTAACCAATATGCTGAAACGCTTGACACCGTATTAACTGTACAGGATACCATTCGCTTTGAAGAGCCTGAAAAGAGAGGTCTTTTTAAACGTATTTTTGGGAAAAAGCAGGAACCGCCCGAACCAATAATTGTAGACCGCACCGTAGAAAAACAACGTTTGCAACAAGAAATTGAGACCCTCGAAAAAGAACTGAAACAACGTAACCAGCGAATGAGTTCCGCTGAAGCAGTTTATATGCGCAAAAACTTTGAGATCAGTGAAAATCTTGCTGATGTTATAACTGCACTGGAACGGCAGGAAGAAGAAAGTTTTCTGCGGCAATCGCAGGAAGCGGAACTGCTGGCGAACGAAACCTACGAACGTCTGTTATACTTTGCATTGTCGGTATTTCTCTTGCTGATTTTGGTATTGATCCTGTTTTTCCGCGACCTCCGAAAATCGCGTTCATACCAAAAAGTATTAAAGAAAGCCAAAACACACGCTGAAAATCTGGCACGTACCAAAGAACTGTTTGTAGCCACCGTAAGCCATGAAATGCGAACGCCTGTTAATGCCATTTATGGTTTGAGTGAACAGTTGCTGCAGAAACAATACGACGATAAAACTCAGGAAGATCTGAGAGTGATTTTCGACTCTACCAAACATTTGGCAGAACTGGTAAATGATACTTTTGATTTTTCACGACTTGAAAAACAAAACATCCAGCTGATACCTGTACATTTTTCATTGAAAGATCTGCTGCACAAAATCGAGTTGTACAACAAACCGAGTGCGCAAGCCAAAAACATCAGTTTCAAGATTGAGAATAATGTAGAAAAGGATTTGGTACTGTTTGGCGACGAAGGCCGGCTAAAACAGATACTAAACAATCTCATCACTAATGCACTGAAATTCACTGACGAAGGAGAAGTTAAATTGAGCATAGCCGCTGAAGAGCAGAAAAAACAAATACAACTTAATTTCGAAATCTCGGACACAGGAATTGGCATACCCAAAGAAAGCCAGGACAAAATCTTTGATGATTTTGTACAACTGGATACCGACATTAATAAAAAAGCAGGCGGTACCGGACTGGGACTTTACATTGTTAAAAAGCTGATGGACTTGCTTGGCGGTAAAATATCGGTTGAAAGCGAAGTTGATGAGGGAACCCGCTTTTTTGTTTCGGTTCCGCTACAAAAAGGTGACAGCGAAAAACTTCAGCAAACTTTTATAAGTTTCGACACACCAGAAGTATTAAAAGACAAAGCCGTTTTAATTGTCGACGATGAAGCATTTAACCGCCACTTACTAAAAAGTATTTTCACCAAATGGAAGGTTGATTTTGATGAAGCCGAAAACGGAAGGGAAGCAGTTGAGCTGGCAGCACAAAACAACTACGCCCTGATTCTTATGGATATTCGAATGCCGGTAATGAACGGAATAGAAGCTGCACGTACAATTAAACAATCCGGGCATAAAGCCAGGATCATTTCGTTGTCGGCAAATTCTGATTCTGCTAACCCCAACGAAAGAAGTGCATTTGACAGTTCGCTGAAAAAACCTTTTGATGAAGCTGCACTGTACAATATTATTTGCAATACTGCAGATGTAAAGCCATCACAGGAAAAAACAAAACAGGAAGCGACTTTAATCTATCGCCCCGATCTAAGCGAACTAAAACGTATGGGAAACGGTGATCCCGAATTCCTGAAAGAAATGATCGACCTGTTTTTAAAAACCAGTACAGCCAGTATGCAATCGATCGAAGAAAATCTGGCAAGTCAAAATTACGATACTATTGCTGAGCTGGCACATAAACTGGCATCGCCGGTAAAATATATGAATGTAACCGGGGTTTACAGCACGATAAAAGAACTGGAGCAGCTTGCAAAAAAAGGCACCGAATCAACAATTATCGAAGAAAAAACTGCACAGCTGCACCACGAAATTGAAGCGCTGAACAAAGAACTGGAAACACTTCTCAAAGAAAAGTTCGAATAA
- the gpmI gene encoding 2,3-bisphosphoglycerate-independent phosphoglycerate mutase encodes MADNQKTLLMILDGWGIGDGSKSDIVATAPTPFIDSLMEKYPHSQLLASGENVGLPDGQMGNSEVGHLNIGAGRVLYQDMVKITKAIRDKSLWENPKLVEAYTYAKENNKKVHLIGLIGPGGVHALSSHMVALSQIATDMGLEDVFIHGLTDGRDTDPRSGYGFLENDLKALEGTNAKFASLIGRYYGMDRDNNFDRLKLAYDLYTQGKGEKSTDILASMKASYEAGVTDEFLKPIVMVDEAGEPLAKIEEEDVVICFNFRTDRLRQTTIAFTQKDLPEFGMHTMNLQWYTMTTYKADFEGINVIFEKDNVTNTMGEVVAKAGKKQIRIAETEKYAHVTFFFSGGRENEFEGESRILVASPKVPTYDHQPEMSAPEVTKAIVPKLENGEADFVCLNFANGDMVGHTGVYEAVYKAVQAVDACAKEVVTAAQKGGYDIMIIADHGNADNAVNADGSENTAHSLNPVPCIFVTEKEGIELDNGILADVAPTLLADMGLEVPAEMTGKNLIK; translated from the coding sequence ATGGCTGATAATCAGAAGACTTTATTGATGATTCTCGATGGATGGGGAATCGGTGATGGATCGAAAAGTGACATTGTAGCAACGGCTCCAACTCCTTTTATCGATTCGTTGATGGAAAAATACCCGCACTCGCAATTGTTGGCAAGTGGCGAAAATGTTGGTTTGCCAGATGGACAGATGGGGAACTCGGAAGTGGGTCACCTTAACATTGGTGCCGGTCGTGTTTTATACCAGGACATGGTGAAAATTACCAAAGCCATTCGCGACAAATCGTTGTGGGAAAACCCAAAATTGGTTGAGGCCTATACTTACGCCAAAGAAAATAATAAAAAAGTACACCTGATTGGTTTGATTGGCCCTGGTGGAGTTCACGCTTTGAGTTCGCATATGGTAGCACTTTCGCAGATCGCTACCGATATGGGATTGGAAGATGTATTCATTCACGGTTTAACCGATGGTCGCGATACTGATCCGCGTTCGGGTTATGGTTTTCTTGAAAACGACCTGAAAGCGCTGGAAGGAACGAATGCAAAATTTGCTTCGTTAATCGGTCGCTACTACGGAATGGATCGCGACAACAACTTCGATCGTTTAAAATTGGCTTACGATTTATATACACAGGGTAAAGGTGAAAAATCAACCGATATTCTGGCTTCGATGAAAGCATCATACGAGGCCGGTGTAACCGATGAGTTCCTGAAGCCAATCGTAATGGTAGACGAGGCCGGCGAGCCTTTGGCAAAAATCGAGGAAGAAGATGTGGTAATCTGCTTTAACTTCCGTACCGACCGTTTGCGTCAGACAACTATTGCATTTACTCAGAAGGACCTTCCTGAATTTGGAATGCATACTATGAATTTGCAGTGGTATACCATGACAACTTACAAAGCCGATTTTGAAGGTATTAATGTGATCTTCGAGAAAGATAACGTTACCAACACGATGGGTGAGGTAGTTGCCAAGGCTGGTAAAAAACAAATTCGTATTGCTGAGACTGAGAAATATGCGCACGTAACTTTCTTCTTTAGCGGTGGCCGTGAGAATGAGTTTGAAGGTGAAAGCCGTATTCTTGTTGCATCTCCAAAAGTTCCTACTTACGATCATCAGCCCGAAATGTCGGCTCCGGAAGTGACAAAAGCTATTGTCCCGAAACTGGAAAACGGCGAGGCTGACTTTGTTTGTCTGAACTTTGCCAACGGCGATATGGTTGGTCATACCGGTGTTTACGAAGCAGTTTACAAAGCAGTTCAGGCGGTTGATGCCTGTGCAAAAGAAGTGGTTACTGCAGCACAAAAAGGTGGTTACGATATCATGATCATCGCCGACCACGGTAATGCTGACAATGCCGTTAATGCTGACGGATCAGAAAATACAGCTCACTCGTTGAATCCGGTTCCTTGCATTTTCGTAACAGAAAAAGAAGGTATTGAATTGGATAATGGTATTTTGGCGGATGTTGCTCCAACTTTGTTGGCCGACATGGGGCTGGAAGTTCCTGCTGAAATGACAGGAAAGAACCTTATTAAGTAA
- a CDS encoding DUF3109 family protein has product MIEIGRAIVSRDVFEKHFLCDILKCKGACCIEGDSGAPLTDEEAILIEEDYHTFEDLLPEKHKREVEKQGYSVIDSDGDLVTPLVDDRQCVYSYYNKQGILKCAIEKAHFEGKTKFRKPLSCHLFPIRITEYKRFDAVNYQELDICKPGRKCGASEKLPLYKFLKEPLIVKYGAEWYKELEIAADYILSGK; this is encoded by the coding sequence ATGATAGAGATTGGTCGTGCCATAGTAAGCCGTGATGTTTTTGAGAAGCATTTCCTTTGTGATATATTAAAATGCAAAGGTGCTTGTTGTATTGAAGGGGATTCAGGGGCTCCGCTTACCGATGAAGAGGCCATTCTTATTGAAGAAGATTATCACACTTTTGAAGACTTGCTCCCCGAAAAGCACAAGCGCGAGGTCGAGAAACAAGGGTACTCGGTTATCGACAGCGATGGCGATCTGGTAACGCCGCTTGTTGACGATCGTCAGTGTGTATACTCCTACTATAATAAACAAGGGATTTTAAAATGTGCCATCGAAAAGGCGCACTTTGAAGGAAAGACCAAATTTCGTAAACCTTTGTCGTGTCATTTGTTCCCTATTCGTATTACCGAATACAAACGTTTTGATGCCGTAAACTACCAGGAACTTGATATTTGCAAGCCCGGTCGTAAATGTGGTGCATCAGAAAAACTTCCACTTTACAAATTCCTAAAAGAGCCACTAATAGTAAAATATGGTGCTGAGTGGTACAAGGAACTCGAAATCGCAGCCGACTATATTCTGTCCGGAAAATAG
- a CDS encoding sulfatase-like hydrolase/transferase: MKLKNLRLFCFLFCIAIVCITFTGCEEKVPEELPNILWLTSEDNSPFLGCYGDEFATTPNLDKLASEGFLYTHAYANAPVCAPTRNTILTGVYACSNGNQHMRSYYPLSETVVPYPVYLRQAGYYCTNNSKTDYNTNNVDEQAIWDECSKTAHWINRPAGKPFFAVFNTTISHESSIHKSIPNNELRHSPDEVPIPPYHPATPEMKHDWAQYYDKVEDMDTQIGKWLKELDDAGLAENTIVFYYGDHGGVLARSKRYVYETGTQVPFIVRIPEKYKYLFPEKQVGAKVNRLISFVDLVPTLLSIIGIEIPDYLQGDAFLGKQKTADPEYAYMFRGRMDERYDMSRAVRNQQFRYIRNYMPNRIYGQRIDYLFMAPSIRSWKEAYEKGECNEVQSAFWETKPVEELYDTENDPWEINNLANNPEYKDILERMRAANKEWVTRIKDTGFIPEADRVDRVGETPMYDYMRSGKVNLEEIMEAAEIATLGKAENIDLLKGYLKNNQSAVRYWGASGLLILGDKAVSAIPDLKAATTDESANVVSVTAEALYNLGEKEMSKKALLAVLKNPNEFARCHALNVIDCIDENSKDIQEGVVDMISNSDSKTRNKYDMRAAKWLIEKWGLNPDDYKIDFAW; encoded by the coding sequence ATGAAACTAAAAAACCTACGCCTGTTTTGCTTCTTGTTCTGTATTGCAATTGTTTGTATAACCTTTACCGGTTGCGAAGAAAAAGTTCCTGAAGAATTACCAAATATTTTATGGTTAACCAGCGAAGACAACAGTCCTTTTTTAGGATGTTACGGCGATGAGTTTGCAACAACACCCAACCTCGACAAATTAGCCTCGGAAGGATTTTTATACACGCACGCTTATGCAAATGCCCCTGTTTGTGCACCTACCCGAAATACCATTTTAACCGGTGTTTATGCCTGTTCAAATGGCAACCAGCACATGCGAAGTTATTATCCGCTTTCGGAAACGGTGGTGCCCTACCCTGTTTATTTGCGACAGGCCGGTTACTACTGTACCAACAACAGCAAAACTGATTACAACACGAATAATGTTGATGAGCAAGCTATTTGGGACGAATGCAGCAAAACTGCACACTGGATAAACAGACCGGCAGGGAAACCATTTTTCGCCGTATTTAACACTACTATTTCGCACGAAAGCAGTATTCATAAATCCATTCCGAATAATGAGTTGCGGCACAGTCCCGACGAAGTACCGATTCCCCCGTATCATCCAGCAACACCAGAAATGAAGCACGATTGGGCACAATACTACGACAAGGTGGAAGACATGGACACCCAAATTGGAAAGTGGCTAAAAGAGTTGGACGATGCAGGATTGGCTGAAAATACAATTGTATTTTATTATGGCGACCATGGTGGCGTTTTGGCACGCAGTAAACGTTATGTGTACGAAACCGGCACACAAGTTCCTTTTATCGTTCGTATTCCTGAAAAATACAAATACCTATTCCCTGAAAAACAAGTCGGAGCAAAAGTAAACCGATTAATAAGTTTTGTTGATTTAGTACCAACACTACTTAGTATTATAGGGATTGAAATTCCGGATTATTTGCAAGGCGATGCATTTCTGGGCAAGCAAAAAACTGCTGATCCTGAATATGCCTATATGTTTCGCGGAAGAATGGATGAACGTTACGACATGTCTCGTGCTGTGCGCAATCAGCAATTCCGTTACATCCGCAATTACATGCCGAACCGAATCTACGGTCAGCGTATCGACTATTTATTTATGGCTCCTTCCATTCGGTCGTGGAAAGAGGCTTACGAAAAAGGTGAATGCAACGAAGTGCAAAGTGCCTTTTGGGAAACAAAACCCGTTGAAGAATTGTACGATACCGAAAATGATCCCTGGGAAATTAACAACCTGGCCAACAATCCGGAATACAAAGATATACTGGAAAGAATGCGTGCTGCTAATAAAGAGTGGGTTACCCGGATTAAGGATACAGGTTTTATCCCTGAAGCCGACCGTGTTGACCGCGTCGGGGAAACACCGATGTACGATTACATGCGATCGGGGAAAGTGAATTTGGAAGAAATTATGGAAGCTGCAGAAATAGCTACATTAGGAAAAGCGGAGAATATCGACCTCTTAAAAGGTTACCTAAAAAACAATCAAAGTGCCGTTCGATACTGGGGTGCTTCAGGACTGTTGATTCTTGGAGACAAAGCAGTTTCTGCAATTCCGGATTTAAAAGCAGCTACTACCGATGAGTCGGCAAATGTAGTTTCTGTTACTGCAGAAGCACTTTATAATTTAGGCGAAAAAGAAATGTCAAAAAAAGCCCTACTTGCTGTTTTGAAGAATCCTAACGAATTTGCCCGCTGCCATGCCTTAAACGTAATCGACTGCATTGATGAAAATAGCAAAGATATTCAGGAAGGAGTGGTTGACATGATTTCAAATTCCGATTCGAAAACCAGAAATAAATACGATATGCGGGCTGCGAAATGGCTAATTGAAAAGTGGGGTTTAAACCCTGACGATTATAAAATTGACTTTGCCTGGTAA
- a CDS encoding MFS transporter, translating to MYEKQVTIPGWLRWVALVAVSLTMFGSYYMYDSVAYVAKDFIEILGFSQTNIGQLYTMYSIAAVIVLFFSGVFIDKYGTRVSMILFGAICSLAGFVTAFSDNLTIILIGRFILGFGSEPLIVALTVALAKWFKGKELGFALGINLLIGRGGSYFVDRSNTWASSIYDMGWQPVLYLAAGIGLLCFLGGVIYYFIERWTQKRYVLGKADETEKLDFKGLFKYSPSFWYVVILCLTFYSAIFPFRGFAPTFYQDAHGVTEQMAGKLNSVLIMATMFATPVIGLLIDKIGRRALMMFIGSIIILPVYLMFAYGNMSLYIPVTLMGISFSLIPAVMWPSVAYIVEEKKLGTAYALMTLLQQIGVAAMAWLIGVTNDVSGASASNPEGYIPGMWIFSILGFVGLLFSFLLRRAEKGPKGHGLEEPSGSKE from the coding sequence ATGTACGAAAAACAAGTTACAATACCGGGATGGCTGCGATGGGTAGCGCTGGTAGCCGTTAGCCTTACCATGTTTGGAAGTTACTACATGTACGACAGTGTTGCCTATGTAGCCAAAGATTTTATTGAAATACTGGGCTTCAGCCAGACAAATATCGGCCAGTTGTACACCATGTATAGTATTGCGGCTGTAATCGTTCTGTTCTTTAGCGGTGTTTTTATCGATAAATACGGCACGCGCGTGTCCATGATATTGTTTGGCGCCATTTGTAGTTTGGCAGGTTTTGTTACGGCATTTAGCGACAATTTAACTATAATACTTATCGGCAGATTTATATTAGGTTTTGGCAGCGAACCATTAATTGTTGCGCTAACCGTTGCGCTGGCAAAATGGTTTAAAGGAAAAGAACTTGGTTTTGCACTTGGTATCAACCTGCTTATTGGCCGGGGCGGATCTTATTTTGTCGACCGCTCAAATACCTGGGCCAGCTCGATATACGACATGGGATGGCAGCCCGTTTTATACCTTGCTGCCGGAATCGGATTACTTTGCTTTTTAGGCGGTGTTATCTATTATTTTATCGAGCGCTGGACACAAAAACGTTATGTGCTTGGCAAAGCTGATGAAACTGAAAAACTGGATTTTAAAGGCTTATTCAAATACAGCCCCTCGTTTTGGTATGTAGTTATTCTTTGTTTGACCTTTTATTCTGCCATATTCCCGTTCCGCGGATTTGCACCCACATTTTACCAGGATGCACATGGCGTAACAGAACAAATGGCGGGCAAACTCAATAGCGTTTTAATTATGGCAACCATGTTTGCCACTCCGGTTATCGGGCTGCTAATCGACAAAATCGGGCGGCGCGCACTGATGATGTTTATCGGATCGATAATTATACTCCCGGTATATTTGATGTTCGCCTACGGAAACATGTCGTTGTATATTCCCGTAACTTTAATGGGCATTTCATTTTCGCTTATACCGGCGGTAATGTGGCCTTCGGTAGCCTATATTGTTGAAGAGAAGAAACTGGGAACAGCCTACGCGCTAATGACTTTATTGCAGCAGATTGGCGTAGCAGCAATGGCCTGGCTAATTGGTGTAACCAACGATGTTTCGGGCGCATCGGCAAGCAACCCTGAAGGCTATATTCCCGGAATGTGGATATTTAGTATTCTTGGTTTTGTTGGTTTGTTATTTAGTTTTCTGTTGCGCCGTGCTGAAAAAGGACCAAAAGGACACGGGCTGGAAGAACCAAGCGGAAGTAAAGAATAA
- a CDS encoding carboxypeptidase-like regulatory domain-containing protein, translating into MQTTFVKKQAATEPGKVCNLPFFVQNNSTQIIHVLPKYDIPDEWKLVTAQPTIDLKPSEKKFQVLSIQVPAVFAVGEYPVFVNFTADDGTLLHRDSVFVKVLEVEKVSIQKLENPEYVYAGEEIRATYILQNQGNTKKNFFIETQNCQVADGEEVMLEAGESKMVTIVKPTSEDYINSVREFYTIRVLAGNRVLESVNNWSQVFPSKNLKKDLYFRFPVTFSGSYLAVNKDDQFESTYQFQLFGQGTLDVEGKHQLEFMARGPNNTDLSYLGLYDQYYLSYQNQNVILFGGQKNFMFTPLTESSRYGLGVESKVLLNNGLALGFLYVEPRFYEEIKNEMAGVLGYHFNSENKAELYYVSKQFEGLNERTQLFSFLSEFSPFKGTDVDLEFSRGYFNDVADNAYRINLNSRFSIFNLSGNYYNTGKNYPGYYNNSKFYSGNISARLTEKLGVSFYGRRDFMNAQLDTFFVTAPITESYQASVDYKVGLQSHLKVFLRQYERKDRLSYNKFHYKTRSANMRFSQRWKRFRYSLTGEAGKTTNFLLDPGENEQNSFRGMGDFSYSINSRHYIRAFGSWSNINEFVSGKQQNVTAGMSLSSQITDNFNANFFIQNAYDIDDYYKNRNLMQLNLNYNFLKNHSISLRSFYTIFKTELEDAEFTLSATYEYKFGVPLKQVVEAGIISGKITNRDGLPVEGVWVRLLNKTAVTDKNGDYQFDLIQPGTHLMSIDESSFELDEITNIPNPVEVNVFEDQVSKVDVRILKGAELKGKFVLEEAKLKAAEQEDASPANIIVEIRSELEEYRITTEKDGTFAFPLLKPGKFTFKIYANSIPKAYKLEQSEHEYTLNEGETIELEIVLPTKKNNIIFKPAGNLNLKSGSGLTLTAKPPKKKESQPKTGPYYSIQIGAFSRMLPEGDSFFKGEQFYFEKQIDNLHKYYIGRFSELQTAKEEYKRLRLKFNRLFIVVFDDDKVYSLPQYEQIKKDE; encoded by the coding sequence TTGCAAACAACTTTCGTAAAAAAGCAAGCGGCAACAGAGCCCGGTAAGGTTTGCAACCTGCCGTTTTTTGTCCAGAATAATTCAACGCAGATCATTCATGTGCTGCCAAAATATGATATTCCTGATGAGTGGAAACTGGTAACAGCCCAGCCAACAATCGATTTAAAACCTTCTGAAAAGAAATTCCAGGTTCTTTCAATACAGGTACCTGCCGTTTTTGCTGTGGGAGAATACCCTGTATTTGTCAACTTTACAGCTGATGACGGGACACTCCTTCATCGTGATTCTGTGTTTGTTAAAGTGTTGGAAGTGGAAAAAGTATCCATTCAAAAGCTGGAAAATCCTGAATATGTATACGCCGGTGAAGAAATCAGGGCAACTTACATTCTGCAAAACCAGGGGAATACCAAAAAGAACTTTTTTATTGAAACCCAGAATTGCCAGGTTGCAGATGGTGAAGAAGTGATGCTTGAAGCCGGCGAATCAAAAATGGTAACCATAGTAAAGCCAACTTCCGAGGATTATATTAATAGTGTGCGAGAGTTTTACACCATCCGTGTTCTTGCGGGTAACCGGGTGTTGGAGAGTGTAAATAACTGGTCGCAGGTTTTTCCTTCAAAGAATCTGAAAAAGGATCTTTACTTCAGGTTTCCGGTAACTTTTTCTGGTTCGTACCTGGCGGTGAACAAAGATGATCAGTTTGAATCCACTTATCAGTTTCAGTTATTCGGGCAAGGAACACTGGATGTGGAAGGGAAACATCAGCTGGAGTTTATGGCGCGCGGCCCAAACAATACCGATTTGAGTTATCTGGGCTTGTACGACCAGTATTATTTATCGTACCAGAATCAGAATGTGATTCTATTTGGAGGACAGAAGAACTTTATGTTTACGCCGCTTACGGAATCTTCGCGTTACGGACTTGGTGTTGAAAGCAAGGTTTTACTGAATAATGGTCTCGCATTGGGATTTTTGTATGTTGAACCGCGTTTCTACGAAGAAATAAAGAACGAAATGGCGGGAGTTTTGGGTTATCATTTTAATTCGGAAAACAAGGCCGAGCTATACTATGTATCGAAGCAATTTGAAGGCTTGAATGAACGTACGCAATTGTTCAGTTTTTTGTCTGAATTTTCGCCTTTTAAAGGAACTGATGTTGATCTGGAATTTTCGAGAGGTTATTTTAACGATGTGGCCGACAATGCTTATCGCATAAATTTAAATTCCCGCTTTTCCATATTTAACCTGTCGGGAAACTATTACAATACCGGCAAAAATTATCCGGGCTATTACAATAACTCAAAATTTTATTCAGGAAATATTTCTGCCCGGTTAACAGAAAAACTGGGTGTGAGTTTTTATGGGCGCCGCGATTTTATGAATGCACAGCTCGATACATTTTTTGTAACTGCTCCGATTACTGAATCTTATCAGGCAAGTGTTGATTATAAAGTTGGGCTGCAAAGTCATTTAAAAGTATTTTTGAGGCAATACGAGCGAAAGGATCGGCTTAGCTATAATAAGTTCCACTATAAAACCAGATCGGCAAACATGCGTTTTAGTCAACGCTGGAAGCGATTTCGTTATAGTCTGACCGGTGAGGCCGGTAAAACGACAAACTTTTTGCTTGATCCCGGTGAGAACGAACAAAACAGTTTCCGGGGCATGGGAGATTTTTCATACAGCATTAATTCAAGGCATTATATCCGGGCTTTCGGAAGCTGGTCGAATATCAACGAATTTGTTTCCGGGAAGCAACAGAATGTTACTGCAGGAATGTCGCTATCCAGTCAGATAACGGATAACTTCAACGCGAATTTTTTTATTCAGAATGCCTACGACATCGACGATTATTATAAAAACCGCAACCTGATGCAGCTGAACCTGAATTACAACTTCCTGAAAAATCACAGCATTTCGTTACGAAGTTTTTATACCATTTTTAAAACCGAGCTGGAAGATGCCGAGTTTACCCTTTCGGCAACCTACGAATATAAATTTGGCGTGCCTTTAAAACAGGTTGTTGAAGCCGGAATTATAAGTGGTAAAATCACCAACCGCGATGGTTTGCCCGTTGAGGGTGTTTGGGTACGACTGCTGAATAAAACTGCCGTGACGGATAAAAACGGCGATTATCAGTTTGATTTGATTCAGCCGGGAACACACCTCATGTCGATTGATGAGAGTAGCTTTGAGCTGGACGAGATAACTAATATTCCAAATCCTGTTGAAGTTAATGTTTTTGAAGATCAGGTGTCGAAGGTGGATGTCAGGATTTTAAAAGGAGCAGAACTTAAAGGAAAGTTTGTTTTGGAAGAAGCAAAATTGAAAGCCGCCGAACAAGAGGATGCCAGCCCTGCAAATATTATTGTTGAAATCAGATCGGAGTTGGAAGAATACAGGATTACAACCGAAAAAGACGGGACTTTTGCATTTCCTCTTTTGAAACCCGGAAAGTTCACCTTTAAAATTTATGCGAATTCAATACCGAAAGCTTATAAGCTGGAACAATCTGAGCATGAGTATACGTTAAATGAAGGAGAAACAATTGAATTAGAAATAGTGTTGCCGACTAAAAAGAACAATATTATTTTTAAGCCAGCCGGAAATTTGAATTTAAAAAGCGGATCAGGGCTGACTCTAACGGCAAAACCGCCAAAGAAAAAAGAGTCGCAACCGAAAACAGGTCCATATTACAGCATCCAGATTGGTGCTTTCAGCAGGATGTTGCCTGAGGGAGATTCGTTTTTTAAGGGCGAGCAGTTTTATTTCGAGAAACAAATTGATAACTTACACAAGTATTACATTGGACGATTTTCTGAATTACAAACGGCAAAAGAGGAATATAAACGGCTACGGTTAAAATTTAATAGGCTGTTTATTGTGGTGTTCGACGACGACAAAGTATACAGTTTGCCGCAATATGAGCAAATAAAAAAGGACGAATGA